From a single Nostoc edaphicum CCNP1411 genomic region:
- a CDS encoding serine/threonine-protein kinase codes for MQLYCSKQHTNNGSNRFCTHCGEPLPLGVGQVVDNRYQIIRQLGQGGFGRTYLAEDINKSHQTCVLKEFAPQVQEHQDLQKAKELFEREANVLKKLQHPQIPRFHASLQVKIGTKDFFFLVQDYVDGDNYYQLLEQRETQGKTFNEEEVITLLQQILPVLSYIHSQDVVHRDISPDNLIWRRSDNLPVLIDFGGVKQLPASQGFWQTKLAENNTLLGKKGYAPEEQLRQGKAFFSSDLYSLAVTTLVLLTGQEPQKLYDSYQGIWGWGKQIRVSPQLEAVLKKMLAYKPSDRYQRAEQILKDLPSSTATKSPGNYITGKIKTMVVAPGRQRASAIVSRFQSRTQAIAKPISWPVWIRPFVISLGGTAIVGLTLAAGNAVIRAVTSITIPSISLPEIPQFPNPIGKPVSDKGKNSNLQEIISRRQQLEITEGFFIPFVDNLFYTKKPELKGRSLTSKPEDAGLRNEWSGIADDLLNKIERANLSTASRRKLGNYSQKDYDTWRRQARSGQLGNYTIDQLTKDTNEKFDRLFPDQQRGKLNQKTFGQIWYAIAADQVSKVQSGK; via the coding sequence ATGCAGCTCTATTGCAGTAAACAACACACAAATAATGGTAGTAACCGCTTTTGTACCCATTGCGGTGAGCCATTACCTCTTGGTGTGGGACAGGTTGTGGATAATCGCTATCAAATTATCCGTCAATTAGGGCAGGGCGGCTTTGGACGCACCTATTTGGCTGAGGATATAAATAAATCCCATCAAACCTGTGTGTTGAAGGAATTTGCACCCCAAGTACAAGAACATCAAGATTTACAAAAAGCTAAAGAGTTATTTGAACGAGAAGCAAATGTTCTCAAAAAACTCCAGCATCCACAAATTCCGCGTTTTCATGCTTCGCTACAAGTGAAAATCGGTACTAAAGATTTTTTCTTTTTAGTACAAGATTATGTGGATGGTGATAATTATTACCAATTATTAGAACAGCGGGAAACTCAAGGAAAAACCTTTAATGAAGAGGAAGTAATTACTCTACTGCAACAGATTTTACCAGTGTTATCCTACATCCACTCACAAGATGTAGTTCACCGTGATATCTCTCCCGATAATTTGATTTGGCGGCGTTCTGATAATCTCCCGGTGCTGATTGATTTTGGTGGTGTTAAGCAATTGCCAGCTTCTCAAGGTTTTTGGCAGACTAAGCTAGCTGAAAATAATACTTTGCTAGGTAAAAAGGGCTACGCCCCAGAAGAACAGCTACGTCAGGGAAAAGCATTTTTCAGTAGTGATTTATACTCTTTGGCGGTAACAACATTAGTGTTGCTCACAGGACAAGAACCGCAAAAATTATACGACAGCTATCAGGGAATTTGGGGATGGGGAAAACAAATCCGAGTTAGTCCCCAATTGGAAGCGGTGTTAAAAAAGATGCTGGCTTATAAACCTAGCGATCGCTACCAACGAGCCGAGCAAATCCTCAAAGATTTACCATCGTCAACTGCAACTAAATCCCCAGGTAATTATATTACTGGCAAGATTAAGACGATGGTTGTTGCTCCGGGAAGACAACGCGCTAGTGCTATTGTGAGTAGATTTCAGAGCAGAACGCAAGCGATTGCTAAACCGATATCTTGGCCTGTTTGGATTCGCCCTTTTGTGATCAGTTTAGGGGGAACAGCTATAGTTGGATTAACTTTGGCGGCGGGAAATGCAGTAATTCGGGCTGTAACTTCAATCACTATTCCATCAATTTCCTTACCGGAAATTCCCCAGTTTCCAAATCCGATTGGTAAACCAGTCAGCGACAAAGGAAAAAATAGCAATCTCCAGGAAATTATCAGTCGTCGTCAACAGCTAGAAATTACTGAAGGATTTTTTATTCCCTTCGTCGATAATTTATTTTATACAAAAAAACCAGAATTAAAAGGACGTAGCCTGACATCTAAACCAGAAGACGCGGGTTTACGAAATGAATGGTCTGGTATTGCTGACGATTTATTGAATAAAATAGAACGGGCTAACCTCAGTACAGCATCTCGTCGAAAATTGGGGAACTATAGTCAAAAAGATTACGATACATGGAGACGACAAGCGCGATCGGGGCAGCTTGGGAACTATACAATTGATCAGCTGACCAAAGACACAAATGAAAAATTTGATCGGTTGTTTCCTGATCAGCAGCGTGGAAAACTCAATCAAAAGACTTTCGGTCAAATTTGGTATGCGATCGCAGCTGATCAAGTCAGTAAAGTACAATCTGGCAAGTAA